One segment of Macrotis lagotis isolate mMagLag1 chromosome 1, bilby.v1.9.chrom.fasta, whole genome shotgun sequence DNA contains the following:
- the RNF223 gene encoding RING finger protein 223: protein MSSTQQVWHTGAPLPDVSSPTAVVPMMPVSSPAPSSPEDGSEKVASPLECSICFTGYDNIFKTPKVLSCTHVFCLECLARLMAAQPAGQSDDSIPCPLCRQPTPVPLTGAPALRTNQELLASLAPHLRKEEPVWMDGSKLCYRPPLPSSNSGPPTCICLDVAMSKPDIVHLPSPSPPQRRRGFLARCSYCSDWKRVILITVLLVILFCIVLWPVQCALKTGNLRCFTSPVGHRPTPSNFLNDN, encoded by the coding sequence ATGTCATCAACCCAGCAGGTATGGCACACGGGGGCGCCCCTGCCAGACGTGAGCAGCCCCACAGCGGTGGTACCCATGATGCCCGTGTCCTCTCCAGCCCCAAGTTCTCCTGAGGATGGATCAGAGAAAGTAGCTTCCCCTCTGGAATGTTCTATCTGCTTTACAGGCTATGATAATATCTTTAAGACACCGAAGGTGCTATCTTGTACCCATGTCTTCTGCCTGGAGTGCCTAGCTCGGCTGATGGCAGCCCAGCCCGCCGGACAGTCGGATGACTCGATCCCCTGCCCCCTCTGCCGCCAGCCCACGCCAGTGCCGCTGACCGGTGCCCCCGCCCTGCGTACCAACCAAGAGCTGCTGGCCTCCCTGGCCCCACATCTGCGGAAGGAGGAGCCCGTCTGGATGGATGGGAGCAAGCTCTGCTACAGACCTCCCTTGCCCTCTAGCAACTCGGGACCCCCAACCTGCATCTGTTTGGATGTGGCCATGAGTAAGCCAGACATTGTCCATCTGCCATCCCCCAGCCCGCCCCAACGACGCAGGGGCTTCCTGGCCCGCTGTTCCTACTGCAGCGATTGGAAAAGAGTCATCCTCATCACTGTGCTACTAGTCATCCTCTTCTGCATCGTCCTATGGCCCGTTCAGTGCGCCCTCAAGACGGGCAACCTGCGCTGCTTCACCAGTCCCGTGGGTCACCGGCCTACCCCCTCCAATTTCCTGAATGATAATTAG